The following are encoded in a window of Sulfurimonas sp. C5 genomic DNA:
- a CDS encoding proline--tRNA ligase, translating to MRRSKAFIPTSKEVPNEATLPSHIFLSRAGFISQVAAGLYNYMPLAKKVIKKIENVINEEMEAISAQEVELSFVTPADLWAESGRIEKFGKELLRFRDRKENLFVLGPTHEEMMVDLVRNRVTSYKNLPLNLYQIKTKFRDEARPRFGLMRGREFIMKDGYSFHSSYEDLDREFDAVEAAYKKILTRLGLDFRVVEADSGAIGGSGSKELMVLADSGEDTIAVCSKCEYGANIEAAKRSARKTIPEAPEATFNKFQTPDTKTIEDLAEFFKVDPYYTIKCVAKRVIYEDSSEIVLFFVRGCDNLQEVKAVNATDALDIVDVTEEELQEIGLVPGFIGPLDQDKAKHVIDVDLKDAANMICGANESDYHFVGVDLSVISEVAYFAEIAEVNEGDTCPYCDGELSFTKGIEVGHIFKLGTTYSAPLKAEFLDENGKAQPFIMGTYGMGVSRLVAAVVEQHHDENGCIWTKETAPYMVNIMISNIKDEAQVTLGEELYSKLQEAKIEVILDDRKDRFGFKMKDAELIGFPYTVIIGKELENGNVQIYDRATTEKMEVKADAIFEKIMEMI from the coding sequence TTGAGAAGAAGTAAAGCGTTTATACCTACATCGAAAGAAGTGCCAAACGAGGCGACACTTCCGAGCCATATATTTTTATCTCGTGCAGGTTTTATTTCTCAAGTAGCAGCAGGTCTTTACAACTATATGCCTCTTGCAAAAAAAGTAATCAAAAAGATTGAAAACGTAATCAATGAAGAGATGGAAGCAATCTCGGCACAAGAGGTAGAACTTAGTTTTGTAACACCGGCTGACCTTTGGGCTGAGAGTGGAAGAATTGAAAAATTTGGAAAAGAGCTTTTACGTTTTCGCGATCGCAAAGAAAACCTTTTTGTTTTAGGTCCGACACATGAAGAGATGATGGTTGATTTAGTTCGTAACCGTGTAACATCATATAAAAACTTACCTTTAAACCTTTACCAAATAAAAACAAAATTCCGTGATGAAGCAAGACCAAGATTTGGTCTTATGCGCGGACGTGAATTTATTATGAAAGACGGATACAGCTTTCATAGTTCTTATGAAGACCTTGACCGTGAATTTGATGCTGTTGAAGCGGCATATAAAAAGATTCTTACACGTTTAGGATTAGATTTCAGAGTTGTTGAAGCAGATAGCGGTGCAATCGGTGGAAGCGGTTCAAAAGAGTTAATGGTACTTGCTGACAGCGGTGAAGATACAATTGCTGTATGTTCAAAATGTGAGTACGGTGCAAATATAGAAGCTGCAAAAAGAAGTGCTAGAAAAACAATTCCTGAAGCTCCTGAAGCTACATTTAACAAATTTCAAACACCAGATACAAAAACTATCGAGGATTTGGCAGAGTTCTTTAAAGTTGATCCGTATTACACTATCAAATGTGTAGCTAAACGTGTGATTTACGAGGACTCTAGTGAGATAGTTTTATTCTTTGTAAGAGGATGCGATAATCTACAAGAGGTAAAAGCGGTAAATGCTACAGATGCCCTTGATATTGTAGATGTCACTGAAGAAGAACTGCAAGAGATTGGACTAGTACCTGGTTTTATCGGGCCATTAGATCAAGATAAAGCAAAACATGTAATCGATGTAGATCTAAAAGATGCTGCAAATATGATTTGTGGAGCGAACGAGAGTGATTACCATTTTGTCGGAGTTGATTTAAGTGTTATTAGCGAAGTAGCTTATTTTGCTGAAATTGCCGAAGTAAATGAGGGTGATACATGTCCATATTGTGATGGTGAACTTTCGTTCACTAAAGGGATCGAAGTAGGGCATATCTTCAAGCTTGGTACTACATACTCTGCACCGCTTAAAGCTGAATTCTTAGATGAAAATGGTAAAGCACAGCCGTTTATTATGGGAACTTACGGTATGGGAGTTTCACGTTTAGTTGCTGCCGTTGTTGAACAGCATCACGATGAAAACGGATGTATCTGGACAAAAGAGACAGCCCCGTATATGGTTAATATTATGATAAGTAACATTAAAGATGAAGCTCAGGTTACTTTAGGTGAAGAGCTGTATTCTAAGCTTCAAGAAGCAAAAATTGAAGTTATTTTAGATGACCGTAAAGACAGATTCGGCTTTAAGATGAAAGATGCAGAACTTATCGGTTTTCCTTATACTGTTATTATCGGTAAAGAGCTTGAAAACGGCAACGTACAAATCTATGATAGAGCAACTACTGAAAAGATGGAGGTAAAAGCCGATGCAATTTTTGAGAAGATTATGGAAATGATCTAA
- a CDS encoding FxsA family protein, translated as MVYFLIYLFFEVLISVNISSAIGGLTTFLEILASAFVGIMILVNFRNTIFENMKAVSYNCIDLQEFQRLNLFTLFGAILLILPGFLTDIIGVLLQFSAITSMIVNRYNVKSKHCNTSVFEDESNLKKDTDVIDVEIIEHNSSSK; from the coding sequence ATGGTATATTTTTTAATATATCTTTTTTTTGAGGTATTGATTTCGGTTAATATCTCATCTGCAATCGGTGGACTTACAACATTTTTAGAAATTCTAGCAAGTGCTTTTGTCGGTATTATGATACTTGTAAACTTCCGCAATACTATTTTCGAAAATATGAAAGCAGTTTCTTATAACTGTATAGACTTACAAGAATTTCAAAGATTAAACCTTTTTACACTTTTTGGAGCAATATTACTTATTCTACCAGGATTTTTAACAGATATTATTGGTGTATTATTACAGTTTAGTGCTATTACGAGTATGATTGTTAACCGTTATAATGTAAAATCAAAACACTGTAATACTTCAGTTTTTGAAGATGAATCAAATTTAAAAAAGGATACCGATGTTATTGATGTTGAGATTATTGAGCATAACTCTTCTTCTAAGTAG
- a CDS encoding thioredoxin domain-containing protein yields the protein MLRLLSITLLLSSSLSANSANEKLEEFLTDKFEENTRIESISVKVQESIPLKELKGWNGYIVEVEAHLKDKPEQLVKQRMIWFSNGVVVTKELTDLESGQSLVEKIKPKFQNKFYKSENLIYGNKSSRHKVVLFSDPLCPFCKGFIPGAIKDMKKDPKKFAIYYYHLPLERIHPASVHIVKMATAAEMQGVKDVTLKMYDIKVNPRETNVKKILEAFNKAVGTNLTEKDINTPAVLKHVNDDFDVANELMVSGTPTVYIDGKLDEKKKGYKTVK from the coding sequence ATGTTGAGATTATTGAGCATAACTCTTCTTCTAAGTAGTTCACTTTCGGCCAATAGTGCTAATGAAAAACTTGAAGAGTTTTTAACAGATAAATTTGAAGAAAATACTAGAATAGAATCAATTAGTGTTAAAGTGCAAGAGAGTATTCCACTTAAAGAATTAAAAGGTTGGAACGGCTACATTGTTGAAGTTGAAGCACATTTAAAAGATAAACCGGAACAATTAGTGAAACAAAGAATGATCTGGTTTTCTAACGGAGTTGTTGTAACAAAAGAGCTTACAGATCTAGAAAGTGGTCAAAGTCTCGTAGAAAAAATAAAACCTAAATTTCAAAATAAATTTTATAAATCAGAGAATTTAATTTATGGTAATAAAAGTTCAAGACACAAAGTAGTCCTTTTCTCAGATCCTTTATGTCCGTTTTGTAAAGGTTTCATCCCAGGTGCAATCAAAGATATGAAAAAAGATCCAAAGAAGTTTGCAATTTACTATTACCATTTACCGCTTGAAAGAATTCATCCGGCATCTGTGCATATAGTAAAAATGGCGACTGCTGCTGAGATGCAAGGTGTAAAAGACGTCACTCTTAAAATGTATGATATTAAAGTTAACCCAAGAGAAACTAACGTAAAAAAGATTTTAGAAGCATTTAACAAAGCTGTTGGAACGAATTTGACGGAAAAAGATATTAATACACCTGCTGTTTTAAAACATGTAAACGATGATTTTGATGTTGCAAATGAATTAATGGTATCTGGGACACCGACAGTGTATATCGACGGAAAACTTGATGAGAAGAAAAAAGGGTATAAGACGGTTAAGTAA
- the hemC gene encoding hydroxymethylbilane synthase, which produces MEKLVIATRVSDLALWQAYHIKERVEKAYPEIEVELNKIVSNGDKVLDKPLALIGGKGHFTKELEDQMLAGNAHMAVHSLKDVPTYIPEGLELVAVTERQDQSDVFLSHKYSSLDQLPEGAVVGTTSLRRRMQLLSKRPDLKVKDLRGNVNTRLRKLAEGQYDAIILAFIGLNRLDLLKDIPHVEKLSLDMMIPPMGQAALGIEIVCGNEKVREIAESLKDINTFICTEIERDFISKIGAGCSAPVACNAVIDGDDVVFRTMIGFSDGTNIMQEKMIKNISDSQNMGLEMAELMINNGALELLKRAEAVAFKDEMPQRL; this is translated from the coding sequence ATGGAAAAATTAGTAATAGCAACAAGAGTATCAGATCTAGCACTATGGCAGGCGTATCATATTAAAGAGAGAGTAGAAAAAGCATATCCCGAGATTGAAGTAGAGTTAAACAAGATTGTAAGTAACGGAGATAAGGTGTTAGATAAACCACTGGCACTTATTGGTGGAAAAGGACATTTTACAAAAGAGCTTGAAGACCAAATGCTGGCAGGTAATGCACATATGGCAGTTCATAGTTTAAAAGATGTTCCAACTTACATTCCTGAAGGTTTGGAACTTGTTGCTGTAACTGAGCGTCAAGATCAAAGTGATGTATTCTTATCTCATAAATACAGTTCTTTAGATCAATTACCAGAAGGTGCAGTAGTTGGGACTACAAGTTTAAGACGTCGTATGCAACTGCTTTCTAAAAGACCGGATTTAAAAGTAAAAGATTTACGCGGTAATGTAAATACGCGTCTAAGAAAACTTGCTGAAGGGCAATATGATGCTATTATCCTTGCGTTTATCGGTTTAAACAGATTAGACTTACTAAAAGATATCCCTCATGTTGAAAAATTATCACTTGATATGATGATCCCACCTATGGGACAGGCTGCCCTTGGTATTGAGATCGTGTGTGGTAATGAAAAAGTACGTGAAATAGCTGAATCTTTAAAAGATATAAATACATTTATATGTACAGAGATTGAGCGTGACTTTATCTCTAAAATAGGGGCTGGTTGTTCTGCACCTGTTGCATGTAATGCTGTAATTGACGGTGATGATGTTGTGTTCCGTACTATGATCGGTTTTAGCGATGGTACAAATATTATGCAAGAGAAAATGATCAAGAATATTTCTGATAGTCAAAATATGGGACTAGAGATGGCTGAACTAATGATCAATAACGGTGCACTGGAACTTCTTAAACGTGCAGAAGCAGTGGCTTTTAAAGATGAGATGCCACAAAGACTCTAA
- the ung gene encoding uracil-DNA glycosylase, which produces MSLEAKITNKNWRDVLAAELTKPYLKELKHTLIQEQLQHTIYPQDIDIFNAYNTTDFNDIKVVILGQDPYHGPNQAHGLAFSVLNGVKHPPSLVNIFKELSDDIGCPYPRTSELTKWAEQGVFLLNAVLTVREANAASHKDLGWEHFTDATIKAISDNKENVVFILWGKPAQMKEKLIDTSKHYILKAPHPSPLSSYRGFFGSKPFSKTNQYLMENGKSPIDWCLE; this is translated from the coding sequence ATGTCATTAGAAGCAAAAATAACAAATAAAAACTGGAGAGATGTTTTAGCTGCAGAGCTGACAAAGCCTTATTTAAAAGAGCTAAAACATACTCTGATTCAAGAACAACTCCAACATACTATATATCCTCAAGATATAGATATTTTCAATGCATATAACACTACCGATTTTAATGATATAAAAGTCGTAATTCTTGGACAAGATCCCTATCACGGTCCAAATCAAGCACACGGTTTGGCATTTTCGGTTTTAAACGGAGTAAAACATCCCCCTTCGCTTGTTAATATTTTTAAAGAATTAAGTGACGATATCGGATGTCCTTATCCGCGTACGAGTGAGCTTACTAAATGGGCGGAGCAGGGGGTATTTCTACTCAATGCCGTTTTAACTGTTCGTGAGGCGAATGCGGCTTCTCACAAAGACTTGGGCTGGGAACATTTTACAGATGCTACAATCAAAGCGATCAGCGACAATAAAGAAAATGTTGTATTTATTTTGTGGGGAAAACCTGCACAGATGAAAGAGAAGCTTATTGATACAAGTAAGCACTATATTTTAAAAGCACCACATCCATCACCTCTCTCTTCTTATAGAGGTTTTTTTGGTTCAAAGCCGTTTTCCAAAACGAATCAATATCTTATGGAAAACGGTAAATCACCTATTGATTGGTGCCTAGAGTAA
- a CDS encoding endonuclease/exonuclease/phosphatase family protein has translation MKIATYNVENLFDLQKSGHEYKEYIPFSQSNWDNRNYKTKLKNLSRVIKDIDADIIALEEIESKQALDDLKFQLKRDGLYYQYAKIANAKNTTIKVAILSKFPFVYTKELVVGYAHSFRNILEVKLKVNNEDLYIFVNHWKSKAGPESQRISYAKTLKKRIQELGNKNIIALGDFNSHYEEYKSFKRKRKLNDTDGITGINHILGTINYQKKSSATQNIKYNELYNLWYDIEENERYSYIYRGKKEALDNILISSSLLDHKGIDYKKDSLSNFAPKYLFKGKSIYRWQMSRGKVKKHKAQGYSDHLAVIAEFTLGTNQ, from the coding sequence TTGAAGATCGCAACATACAATGTAGAGAATCTTTTTGATCTGCAAAAAAGCGGGCATGAATATAAAGAGTATATCCCTTTTTCCCAATCAAACTGGGATAATCGTAACTATAAAACGAAACTAAAAAATCTCTCTAGAGTAATCAAAGATATCGATGCAGATATAATTGCTTTGGAGGAGATTGAGTCTAAGCAGGCTTTAGATGATCTAAAATTTCAGCTCAAACGTGACGGTTTGTATTATCAATATGCAAAAATTGCCAATGCAAAAAACACTACGATCAAAGTTGCAATACTTTCAAAGTTCCCTTTTGTGTATACAAAAGAGTTGGTAGTGGGATATGCCCACTCATTTAGAAATATTTTGGAAGTGAAATTAAAAGTTAATAATGAAGACCTCTATATCTTTGTAAATCACTGGAAATCAAAAGCAGGACCTGAATCTCAAAGAATTTCTTATGCAAAAACCCTTAAAAAAAGGATACAGGAGCTTGGAAATAAAAATATTATCGCTTTGGGTGACTTTAATTCCCACTATGAAGAGTACAAAAGTTTCAAAAGAAAGAGAAAACTCAACGATACCGACGGTATTACTGGAATAAATCATATATTAGGAACAATAAACTATCAAAAAAAGAGTTCTGCTACTCAAAATATAAAATATAATGAGTTATATAACCTTTGGTATGACATAGAAGAAAATGAGCGTTACAGCTACATCTATAGAGGTAAAAAAGAAGCATTGGATAATATTCTGATTTCATCATCTCTGTTAGATCACAAAGGAATAGACTATAAAAAAGACTCTCTTAGCAACTTTGCCCCGAAATATCTTTTTAAAGGGAAAAGTATTTACAGATGGCAAATGAGCCGTGGTAAAGTGAAAAAACATAAAGCCCAAGGATACTCTGATCACTTGGCTGTTATCGCAGAATTTACTCTAGGCACCAATCAATAG
- a CDS encoding M3 family metallopeptidase, with the protein MSKFLTFTCDLENFIKDLQEKLKQNNKAIEILLEEENKTYKNFVKPLQMMEEELEHFFTPLSHLNSVNNSEKTQEVYTKSLPIITEYSTKISQNINIYKAYKKIQTNESDTLNYEQKRVLELNIQHFELSGAHLDEKTKARLQEINIRKSELSNDFSQNVLDATNAFTYIIENKADVEGIPASDLEHAKFEEDGKTKYKFTLQMPSYIAYMTYGPNREIRQKLYEAYVSRAPQNGAIIDELLALRQEMSELLGFKNYAEYSLATKMATTTEKVVEFLESLLDNSQHQAKEELKTLQKIAPQKLDSFDTAYYGEILKKEQYEIDEEEYRPYFEQKSVVNGMMSFLEKLFSIKFELQHEELWHEKAYSYHIYENDKLKSKIYFDLEARDSKRGGAWMNNWQAHYTDEKGEEQLASAFIVCNFPPSSEKNHSLLRHDDVVTLFHEMGHAIHHLLSNVNENEVSGVNGVEWDAVEFPSQFLENFAYEPHVLKMFAKHHETGEILSDEMIEKLVRAKNFLSAMGMLRQLEFSLFDFELHTKLYQGEEVQNLLDTIREKTALIKTPSYNKFQNGFSHIFVGGYAAGYYSYKWAEVLSADCFYAVVDEGIFDSKTALKYRDVILHGGGAKSMQELYVELMGREADTNQLLRLNGINA; encoded by the coding sequence ATGTCAAAATTTTTGACTTTTACTTGTGACTTAGAAAATTTTATAAAAGATCTACAAGAAAAATTAAAGCAGAATAACAAAGCGATTGAAATTCTTTTAGAAGAAGAGAATAAAACATACAAAAACTTTGTAAAACCACTACAGATGATGGAAGAGGAGTTAGAGCATTTCTTTACTCCTCTTTCTCATTTAAACAGTGTTAATAACTCTGAAAAAACTCAAGAAGTTTATACAAAATCACTCCCTATCATTACAGAGTATTCGACAAAAATTTCTCAAAACATAAATATTTATAAAGCATATAAAAAGATTCAAACAAATGAAAGTGATACTCTTAATTATGAACAAAAAAGGGTTTTAGAGCTTAACATTCAACACTTTGAACTCAGTGGTGCACATCTAGATGAAAAAACGAAAGCACGCCTGCAAGAGATTAATATTCGTAAAAGTGAACTTTCAAACGATTTCTCTCAAAATGTTTTAGATGCTACAAATGCATTTACTTATATTATTGAGAATAAAGCAGATGTTGAAGGAATTCCTGCAAGTGATTTAGAACATGCAAAATTTGAAGAAGATGGCAAAACTAAATACAAATTTACTTTGCAAATGCCTTCATATATTGCTTACATGACATACGGTCCAAACAGAGAGATCAGACAAAAGCTTTATGAAGCATATGTATCTCGCGCACCTCAAAATGGAGCAATCATAGATGAGCTTTTAGCTCTTCGCCAAGAGATGAGTGAACTTTTAGGTTTTAAAAACTACGCTGAATATTCACTCGCAACTAAAATGGCAACGACTACAGAAAAGGTAGTTGAGTTTTTAGAATCTCTTTTGGATAACTCACAGCATCAAGCAAAAGAGGAACTCAAAACGCTTCAAAAAATTGCACCGCAAAAACTGGATAGTTTTGATACTGCTTATTACGGTGAGATTCTTAAAAAAGAGCAATACGAAATTGATGAAGAGGAATACCGCCCTTACTTTGAGCAAAAAAGTGTTGTAAATGGGATGATGAGTTTTCTTGAAAAACTATTTTCAATCAAATTTGAGCTTCAACATGAAGAGTTATGGCATGAAAAAGCCTATTCATACCACATCTATGAAAACGATAAACTCAAATCAAAGATCTACTTCGATCTAGAAGCAAGAGATTCTAAACGCGGCGGTGCTTGGATGAATAACTGGCAGGCTCATTACACGGATGAAAAAGGTGAAGAACAATTAGCGTCAGCATTTATCGTATGTAACTTCCCACCTTCAAGTGAGAAGAACCATTCACTTTTACGCCACGATGACGTTGTAACACTATTCCATGAGATGGGACATGCCATCCATCACCTGCTTTCAAACGTAAATGAGAATGAAGTAAGCGGTGTTAACGGTGTTGAATGGGATGCAGTAGAGTTTCCTTCACAGTTTTTAGAGAACTTTGCATATGAGCCGCATGTTTTAAAAATGTTTGCAAAACATCATGAAACGGGTGAAATTTTAAGTGATGAAATGATTGAAAAACTTGTACGTGCAAAGAACTTCCTTTCTGCTATGGGAATGCTACGCCAATTAGAGTTTTCACTTTTTGATTTTGAACTTCATACGAAACTTTATCAAGGGGAAGAAGTACAAAATTTACTTGATACAATTAGAGAGAAAACAGCACTTATCAAGACACCGTCATACAATAAATTCCAAAATGGTTTCTCACATATTTTTGTAGGTGGATATGCTGCCGGTTATTACTCTTATAAATGGGCTGAAGTTCTCAGTGCCGATTGTTTTTATGCCGTAGTTGATGAAGGTATTTTTGACTCAAAAACAGCACTAAAATATCGTGATGTAATTTTACATGGCGGCGGTGCGAAGTCTATGCAGGAACTTTATGTAGAGCTTATGGGCAGAGAAGCAGATACAAACCAATTACTACGACTAAATGGAATTAATGCTTGA
- a CDS encoding GGDEF domain-containing protein → MKGRLADIKSRKEALVKEAYFNPVTNLPNKKNIQYVFDEQIGRTLRHDKTFTVLAIKINNYEQVKKTSLELANQFMYEASNIIIQSTRDEDLSAHIEEDTFIILFNEYLEGDLYQIVIDRLKKNFYKNTPQDIKISYDVSMGVSIYPVDGTDSEILLEKAIKEAKSKQF, encoded by the coding sequence TTGAAGGGAAGGCTTGCCGATATCAAATCGCGTAAGGAAGCACTTGTAAAAGAAGCTTATTTCAATCCGGTTACCAATTTACCTAATAAAAAAAATATTCAGTATGTTTTTGATGAACAAATCGGTAGAACATTAAGACATGATAAAACTTTTACTGTATTAGCTATTAAAATTAATAATTACGAACAAGTAAAAAAAACATCATTAGAACTTGCAAATCAATTTATGTATGAAGCAAGCAACATTATTATTCAATCTACTAGAGATGAAGATTTGTCGGCACATATTGAAGAAGACACTTTCATAATTCTTTTTAATGAGTATTTAGAAGGTGATCTGTATCAAATCGTTATCGATAGATTAAAGAAAAATTTCTATAAAAATACACCTCAAGATATTAAGATTTCATATGATGTCTCTATGGGAGTCAGTATTTATCCTGTTGACGGTACAGATAGTGAAATATTATTAGAAAAAGCAATTAAAGAAGCTAAGTCAAAGCAATTTTAA
- the pyrH gene encoding UMP kinase → MAYKRVLVKFSGEALAGEAGHGIDTQILKFIAQEIKSLVDAGIEVGIVIGGGNIIRGVTAAQDGIIKRTSGDYMGMLATVINGVAMQEACEHAGLQVRMQTAIKMEQIAEPYINRKACRHLEKGRVVIFAAGTGNPFFTTDTAATLRAVEIGAEVIVKATKVDGVYDKDPMKYSDAVKYDSLGYDQALQDHIKVMDDTSIALAKDNKLPIVVCDMFKEGNLLDILGKGNMENCSIVK, encoded by the coding sequence ATGGCTTATAAACGTGTTTTGGTAAAGTTTTCTGGTGAAGCTCTTGCTGGCGAAGCTGGTCATGGTATAGATACTCAGATTCTGAAATTTATCGCTCAAGAGATTAAGTCTCTAGTTGATGCTGGTATTGAAGTAGGGATCGTTATTGGCGGCGGAAATATTATTCGTGGTGTTACTGCTGCTCAAGATGGTATCATAAAACGTACAAGTGGTGATTATATGGGTATGCTCGCTACTGTAATAAACGGTGTTGCAATGCAGGAAGCTTGTGAACATGCGGGATTACAAGTACGTATGCAAACAGCAATTAAAATGGAACAAATTGCGGAGCCGTATATTAACCGTAAAGCATGTAGACACCTTGAAAAAGGGCGTGTTGTTATTTTTGCAGCAGGAACAGGGAACCCTTTCTTTACAACAGATACAGCAGCAACTTTAAGAGCTGTTGAGATCGGTGCAGAAGTAATTGTAAAAGCAACGAAAGTTGACGGTGTATATGACAAAGACCCTATGAAATATAGTGATGCAGTAAAATATGACTCACTAGGATACGATCAGGCATTGCAAGATCACATTAAAGTTATGGATGATACTTCTATTGCGTTAGCAAAAGATAATAAATTACCGATTGTTGTTTGTGATATGTTTAAAGAGGGGAACCTTTTAGACATTTTAGGCAAAGGCAATATGGAAAACTGTTCTATAGTGAAATAA
- the rpoZ gene encoding DNA-directed RNA polymerase subunit omega — protein MKIEELTAKVLNDNPSMDRYKLAIAVAKRSEELENGATSKLSVSSANIKSTDLALMEIAEGLITVKGFNDSKN, from the coding sequence ATGAAAATTGAAGAATTAACAGCAAAAGTTTTAAATGACAATCCAAGTATGGACCGTTATAAGTTGGCAATTGCAGTTGCTAAAAGATCTGAAGAACTTGAAAACGGTGCAACAAGTAAATTAAGCGTAAGCAGTGCAAATATCAAGTCTACTGACTTAGCACTTATGGAAATTGCAGAAGGCCTTATTACTGTAAAAGGCTTCAACGACTCTAAAAACTAA